TGAACTCGTCGCCCGGTTTGCAATGAATCCGGACGGCTACCTGGTTCGTCATAGTTCCCGAGGGCATGAAGATGGCAGCTTCTTTGCCCAGCAATTCGGCGGTACGTCGTTCCAGGCGGTCGCAGGTGGGATCGACGTCAATCACGTCGTCTCCCACTTCGCAAGCGGCAATGGCTGCCCGCATCGAGGCCGTGGGCTTGGTGACGGTGTCGCTCCGCAGGTCGATCACGTTCATAACGGTTCCGCCGGTTGGAAGGTGGGGCAAACGAACCCACATAATGTAACTCAGCGGTGTAACACCGGGCCACTTGGGACGTTAATCTTTCGGAGGCGGTCATCAGCGGGGGTTGCAAAGTAGCTGGACTCGCCAGAATTCAGTCGTCCGCGGGGCCTGGATTCTGGCGACTTCAGCTATCAAACCTCATCCGGCAATTTCCGGTGACACAAAGACTGCCCATAGGGACACAGCGATGCAAGCAAACGCGCGGCGAGCATGGGTGTTGGCGGCTCTGGAGCGGCACGAGGGCGAATTGGTGCGCTATGCACAGCGTTTTGTCGGCGATTTACACGCCGCCCGAGATGTGGTGCAGCATGCCTTTTTGCGACTCTGCGATCAGGACCCGGACGAATTGCAAGGACGAGAAACAGCCTGGCTGTATCGCGTCTGCCGCAACCGGGCTCTCGATTGGCTCCGGCAAGCAGGCAGGCTGCAAGCGATGGACGAAAGCGATGATCTGTCGCTCCAGCGATGTGCGGCCGAGTCGTCAGACCCGGCGGAACTGGCCGAACGCGGGGAACTGAGCGACGTGCTCCGGTCGCTGGTCGACCGCTTGCCCATCTTGTATCGCGAACCCCTGCAACTTTGGTCGCAAGGCTGGTCGTATCGCGAAATTGCCGAAGTCGTGGAGCGAACCGAAGGCAATGTCCGCGTGCTCGTCCACCGAGCGGTCAAAGCATTGAAAGAAAATCCGCAGGTCGCTGCCTGGACAACGGAGACAGCGGGCTCGAAATAGCCTCCTCCTTACTCCCTCTCCTCGCCATGTTTTTGAAAATACGGCCGGAGAGAGGGTTGGGGTGAAGGGCTGCCTTGCGAACTGCGGATTGCTAACGCCAACTTCCTCAACACACATTCCCTCTTGAAGGGTCATACGATGAAATCAACTTCCCATCTCGACGACGCCGCCAACAACGGTGCCCCTGATCCGTTCCTGAATTCGCTGCGGCAAGCGATTGCCAGCGAATCACTTCCTCCGGCCAGTGCGGACCTGCGAGCAGCGCTCCTGGCCCGGCTCGATCAACCCGCAGTCGCGCCGGCAGTCCTCACGCCGGCCGTTGCTGCCCGGCGCAGAACGTTTTTCCAGCGGGCCGCGATTGCCCTCGTCTCGACCGCTGCTGCCGGGGCCGCGCTCGTCCTGCTGCAAACTGGTCGAGTCAGTGACTGGCAACTGAGCCAGGTCGATAGCCAACCATCGGCGGTGAAACGAACTCAAGCTCCCGGCGCGACGGCACCAACATCGTCTTATGACCGCTTTGCGGAAGCCAATCCTTCTTCCGCCGGATTGCCTGTGGAAGGATGGGAACATGCCCCGGGTTATGAGAACCGAGGGAAGGTCGCAGGAAACGATCCGTTTGACGATGACTCCAAGAGCTTCTCCATCGGCCTAACACCTCCATATGCTCCCGCCCCTACCACTCCGCTATCCGCAGGCACTGGGGTTGTTGGTCGCAACCCCGGAGCCCAGCCTCACCCCTACGTTGAGAGCAGCAGCGCAGCCCCCAGCCCCGGTTTACAGACTGGTGGGAAATACGGTGATGGCGGTGAAGGATACGCACTCGCGCCTACGTTGCAAGGAAGACAATCAGCACCAGCGACGAGCACGCCAAGCTACTCAACCCGTGGGCCACGGGACTATTCTGGGAACGCCGGCGGTCAACCGGCGGGCGCTGGTACTCGGCAGCCCGATCTTGGCAGTGGCGGTGGTGGTGGACCGCGACCGGGCGGTGTTGCGAGCGCTCCTGGCGACGACTACGGCCGCCCTGCTCCGCAAGGGCTGCTCCCTTCGCCCGGGGCTGGCAAGCCTGCTGATCCGGCAGTCACCAGTAGTCCCGCACCGAACAAGAAAATGCCGCTTGTCGGAGGGCCAGCGCCGAGTGATCCGCGGCCGACCAGTGGTGCGGCTCCCACACCGTTTGACCTCGCTCCCGGTAGCAACGAAGGCAAGCCCGCGCAACCAATTAGCGGAGTGACAAGCCCTGGTGTCGAGGCAAATACACCGCGTCGCTCGGCGATCTTGCCCGATTTAATGGAAGGCAAGTTGGGCGAGAAAGGCGAGCGCGAGCTTCCCAAGGCTCAGCCAGAAGTGTTAGCCAAGATCACCGATCAGTCGAAACAGTGGCACGATAAGGACGAAGCCACTTCCGACAATCACTTCCGCCACGTCGCTCCCCAGGCTCAACCTGGCGAGCAATACGCCAAGATCGTCGAGAACGAATTTCGCGACCCTCGCACTGTCGAGCATGCTCTTTCGACCTTCTCGATCGATGTCGATACGGCCTCGTACGCCAACGTCCGTCGGTTCCTCAATAACGGCCAACTTCCGCCGCCCGATGCGGTGCGGCTCGAAGAGCTGGTGAATTACTTCCCCTACAAGTATCCGCAGCCCAAGGGTGACGATCCCTTCTCGGTGAATATGGAAATGGCCGATTGCCCCTGGCAGCCTGGCCACAAGCTGCTGCGGGTCGGTTTGAAAGGAAAGGAAGTCCATCGCTCCGAACGCCCCGCGAGCAACCTCGTGCTGCTCGTCGATACTTCGGGCTCGATGACCGACGCCAACAAGCTCACACTCCTCAAGCAGGCCTTCACACTGATGGTGGGGGAATTGAACGAGAACGATAAGGTGACCATCGTCACCTACGCCGGCAACGCGGGCATGCGGTTGCCGCCAACCCGTGGCGATCAGAAGGAAACGATCATCGCGGCCATCGACGGCATGCAATCGGGCGGCTCGACGCACGGCAGTGCGGGCATCGAACTGGCCTACGAACATGCCGCGGCCCAGTTCATCAAGGGTGGCACGAACAAGGTCATCCTCGCCACCGACGGCGACCTGAACGTCGGCATCACCGACGACACCGCCCTGGTGAACCTCATCACCAAGAAGGCTGAGACCGGCGTCTTCCTCACCGTCCTCGGCGTCGGCACCGGCAATTTGAAAGATGCCAAGATGGAACGCCTCGCCGACAATGGCAACGGCATTTATGCCTATCTTGATAGCGTGCGTGAAGCCCGCAAAGTCTTGGTCGAAGAGATGTCCGGCAGCCTGGTAACCATTGCCAAGGACGTGAAGATTCAGATCGAGTTCAACCCGGCCCACATTCAAGCGTATCGCTTGCTTGGTTATGAGAACCGAATTCTCGCCCACAAAGACTTCGACGACGACAAGAAAGATGCCGGCGAAATCGGAGCCGGGCATAGCGTGACCGCTCTGTACGAAGTGGCCCTGGTCGGTGGTCCTGCGGTTAAGGCTCAAGACGGCGAGCCGCTGAAGTATCAGCGAGTTCCTGCCGCTGAGAAGCCTGCCAAGGAACTGACCGAAGCCGCCAAGACGGGCGAACTTCTCAATCTCAAGTTGCGTTACAAGCAGCCTGAAGGCAAAGAAAGCAAGCTGCTCGAGTATCCGCTGACCGATAAGGGTGGCACCTTCAACTCGGCCTCATCCGAGTTTCAGTTCGCCTCGTCCGTAGTCGCCTTCGGTCTGGTGCTACGACAATCGGAGTATCGCGGCAGTGCGAACCTCTCGGCAGTCTCTGAAATCGCGGGCGCAGTCACGGGCGAAGACGCCGGCGGCCATCGCGCCGAGTTCCTCGACCTCGTCCGCCGGGCGAAGTCGCTCCGCGGCAACTAACCCCGTCGTCGACCAGCTATCTCGAAGAACCTACAAGGCCACATCCACCGATGTGGCCTTCATCTTGCGCAGTGGCCCCCATGCCAATCTCCACTTGCGACGATTTGCGGGGCACCAATTTCAACCAACTTGTCCAACTTTCATTCGATAGTTGGACACCAACCTGCAGCCAAACCCGAGAACTGCGCTATCCACTGTCCAACAATTGACCCCATTGTTGGACACCCCTCTTTTGCGGTTTTGCGACGCAACTCGGACTTCCCGCTCATGCTGCGGAGCATTCCTTCGCGCGCATTGATAGAGAGGCAGGCGCAGTAGCGCCTGCCTCGCAGATTCTCTCTGCGGGCAGTGTCCACTCGCCAGCTGGACACTGCCAATCGTCACACCGAGGAACGGAAAACAGCTCGCATGTTGAGCGCGCGATCGAACGCTAGTTCTGCCGCACGAAGGTCAAGCCCATATCGTCGGGAGGGCCACCCGGCACGATGAACTGGAACTTATCGTCACCGCCGGACTTCACGCGACCCATCATGGTGCCTTGGCCTTCCGTTTCCAGGGCAATCATGTTCCCTTCCGCCGCCAGCGAACCGGCCAGTTCGACTGGTGGCTTGCCGGTCGGTTTGGCCACCCAGGTAAACTGAGAATCGTCGGTTATCTTGAGCTCGATGTTGACGTCGTCTGCTTTCGCCAGCCACCGACCAACGAGATCCGTCGTCTGACCATCGTCTTTCGTCTCCGCCCGAGCCGAAGCATCGCGCTGCAGTGCGCCGAGCATTCGCTGGGCGGTGACATCCTTGGGTTGCAGTTTCACGACGGTTTGCAGCTTTTCAATCGCGGCATCGGTGTGACCAACAACCAGGTAGTGATAGGCCAGAACGAACGCCGCAGCGGCATTGTTCGGATTGGCATCCACATATTGCTCGAGGGCCCGCAACTGCGTCGTGTAGAGATCAATATCTCCATACACGCTGCTCATCGTCGTCCAATCCATCCCCGGTGCCGACGCCAGCAACGAATTGAGAATCTCGGCCGACTGCGGATACTTGCCCAGGGCAAAATACGTGAGGGCCAACATTTCGTGAACCACCGGATCACCGGGCAACAGCTTGAGCGAAGCGTTGAAGCTATTGAGCGCCGTGGGAAATTGCGCCTCGTAAAAGGCTGTCATTCCCGCATCGAACTGCTTCATGGCTGCTTCATTCTGAGCCGTGGCCTCCGCGGTTGCAGTGGCTGTCGCGCTGGAGTCAGAACTGACGATGTTGTTAATTACAACGGGCTGCGAGTAGTTAAACGACGGAGTCGTTGACTGGATCACGTAGGGATTGGAATAAACCACGCGACTATTCCACGAACCGAGTCCCCAGCCAATAAAGAACGCCGGCGCTGGTCGGTACCAAGGGCTTCGCCAGTGATTATTCCAGGGGCCGTGATACCAGCGGTGATTGTTCCAATGACCGCCCCAACCTGGATTCCAACCCCAACCCCAGCCCCAGCCCCAGTTGGGGTTGTTAGGCCGATTGATGATGATGTTGTTATTATTATTATTGTTGTTGTTGTTATTCCCGCCTCCGATGATCGGACCATCAGGGCGATTGGGCCAGTTCGGCCGGTCGACGATTGGGCGATCGATCACTGGTCGATCGGGGAAGACGGGGCGATCGGGACGAATCGGTCGATCACCGATGCCGGGACGATCCGGAAAAACCGGTCGATCGCCGCCCCCCGGCCGTTCTGGCCAGCCAGGCCGGTCGCCGCCGGGTCGATTGGGGAACGTGGGACGATCGCCACCACCGAGTCCTGGACGGTCAGGAAATATCGGGCGATCACCCCCGCCAACTCCCGGTCGGTCGGGTAACGTTGGCCGATTACCACCACCGATTCCTGGGCGGTCAGGGAGTGTCGGACGATTGCCGCCGCCGATACCCGGACGATCGGGCACGATTGGGCGGTCGCCGCCAATTCCTGGTCGATCGGGCAATGTCGGCCGGTTGCCACCACCGATTCCAGGTCGGTCTGGAAGTGTCGGTCGATTGCCGCCACCGATACCCGGACGATCGGGCAGCGTTGGGCGATTGCCGCCACCACCAATTATTCCAGGTCGATCAGGCAATGTCGGCCGGTTGCCGCCACCTATCTGACCCGGTAGGTTTGGACGCACTGCAGGCAACGTGGCCGGAGGCTGCAAACTCGGACGCGATAGATCTGGGCGCCCAATATTGCCCGGTGCGATCGGACGGTTCACTCCCGTGGTCGGACGATTGGCGCCGACATTGGGTCGGGAAGGTGCCGTCACATTCGGCCGGCTAATTCCGCTGAGGGACGGATTCGAGCCGCCACCGGGTCGAGCGATGGGTTGAGTGGGACGTGCGTTGAGTCCAGGATTCGACAAACTGGGCCGTGAGATATTGCCCGGATTGGGGCGGGCAGCAGCGCCACCTCCTCCCAAATTCGGTCGTCCACCACCTCCACCTCCCAGGTTCGGTCGCGCACCTCCACCACCACCCAAATTCGGTCGCGCACCACCGCCGCCGCCACCAATGTTGCCGCGCGCGCCGCTGAGACCGCCCCGTTGAGCCTGCGACTGCATGGGGAGCAGAAGCGCCGTCAACGCAACTACGCCGGCCACCGCGCACTTGCGATACCAATGTTTCACGTTCATGGTCATTCCCCTTTCGCGTTAGCGCGTTGGTGCGATGGAGTTGCGAATGGCAGGCGGCGCTGAGGCACCGTTCGGAACTGCGGCGCTCTTGGGAGCAGGCGGGGCACGGACAACGGTAATGTCGAAATCGTCACCGCGACCGTCGCCAATTAGCCGGTCGGTGCCACGCATGGTGAACTGGTTCTTACCTTTGGGAAGGATCGTGATCGTAGCGCTGCCGGTCGTGCCATCGGGCATCGTGGCTTGCGACTTGATCACCCAAGCGTCTTCGAGATTGGTCCAGCTACCTTCCGAGAATCCACCGTCGGCATCGAAGAGCCACGACCGTACTTTGCCGGCCACGGGATCCCAACCGATGCGTTGGGTGCTCTTCATTACTTCTTCGCCGCCGCGCGTCGCGCGAAAGCTTCCTTCGATAAAGTTCTTGTCGTCGGTCCAGCGATAGGACATTTTTACGACCACGTCGGAGTCTTCGCTGGCCCAGTCGCCCACCAACCAATCGAGCGCTGCCAGCCGCTGGCTGTTGGTGGGGGCCGGTTCGTCGTAGAACTCGCGAACGGAAGCGATTCGCCACTTGCCATCTTTCTTGGTGCGAACCGTGGCGTATCTCACTTGCGCTTTCCCCTCGTCTTTGCTCGACAAGTAACGGGTGCCGTCCTCCATCGACAGGTCGCTGCCGATCAGACGAATCGATTCGACATCGAGCACCAGAGTTGCCCCGGGAAACTTGGCGAAATAGCCCGAAAAGAGCTTCTGTAGCTCTTCTTTCCCTTTGTAAAGATTGCCGTTTTCATCGATCAGTTCGGCCTCGGGCGCGAAGAGTTCAACGACTGCTTCGGCCTTTCCTTGATTGAAAGCTTTCACGAAGGCCTCGGCCTCGCTTTTGACTTCGGCATCCGCTTCGGCGGCCAGTGAGAGGCAGACGGAACCCGCCAGGCACCAG
Above is a window of Anatilimnocola aggregata DNA encoding:
- a CDS encoding RNA polymerase sigma factor, whose amino-acid sequence is MQANARRAWVLAALERHEGELVRYAQRFVGDLHAARDVVQHAFLRLCDQDPDELQGRETAWLYRVCRNRALDWLRQAGRLQAMDESDDLSLQRCAAESSDPAELAERGELSDVLRSLVDRLPILYREPLQLWSQGWSYREIAEVVERTEGNVRVLVHRAVKALKENPQVAAWTTETAGSK
- a CDS encoding tetratricopeptide repeat protein, yielding MNVKHWYRKCAVAGVVALTALLLPMQSQAQRGGLSGARGNIGGGGGGARPNLGGGGGARPNLGGGGGGRPNLGGGGAAARPNPGNISRPSLSNPGLNARPTQPIARPGGGSNPSLSGISRPNVTAPSRPNVGANRPTTGVNRPIAPGNIGRPDLSRPSLQPPATLPAVRPNLPGQIGGGNRPTLPDRPGIIGGGGNRPTLPDRPGIGGGNRPTLPDRPGIGGGNRPTLPDRPGIGGDRPIVPDRPGIGGGNRPTLPDRPGIGGGNRPTLPDRPGVGGGDRPIFPDRPGLGGGDRPTFPNRPGGDRPGWPERPGGGDRPVFPDRPGIGDRPIRPDRPVFPDRPVIDRPIVDRPNWPNRPDGPIIGGGNNNNNNNNNNNIIINRPNNPNWGWGWGWGWNPGWGGHWNNHRWYHGPWNNHWRSPWYRPAPAFFIGWGLGSWNSRVVYSNPYVIQSTTPSFNYSQPVVINNIVSSDSSATATATAEATAQNEAAMKQFDAGMTAFYEAQFPTALNSFNASLKLLPGDPVVHEMLALTYFALGKYPQSAEILNSLLASAPGMDWTTMSSVYGDIDLYTTQLRALEQYVDANPNNAAAAFVLAYHYLVVGHTDAAIEKLQTVVKLQPKDVTAQRMLGALQRDASARAETKDDGQTTDLVGRWLAKADDVNIELKITDDSQFTWVAKPTGKPPVELAGSLAAEGNMIALETEGQGTMMGRVKSGGDDKFQFIVPGGPPDDMGLTFVRQN
- a CDS encoding YybH family protein, which encodes MARFFSALLSCFTLCWCLAGSVCLSLAAEADAEVKSEAEAFVKAFNQGKAEAVVELFAPEAELIDENGNLYKGKEELQKLFSGYFAKFPGATLVLDVESIRLIGSDLSMEDGTRYLSSKDEGKAQVRYATVRTKKDGKWRIASVREFYDEPAPTNSQRLAALDWLVGDWASEDSDVVVKMSYRWTDDKNFIEGSFRATRGGEEVMKSTQRIGWDPVAGKVRSWLFDADGGFSEGSWTNLEDAWVIKSQATMPDGTTGSATITILPKGKNQFTMRGTDRLIGDGRGDDFDITVVRAPPAPKSAAVPNGASAPPAIRNSIAPTR
- a CDS encoding vWA domain-containing protein, with product MKSTSHLDDAANNGAPDPFLNSLRQAIASESLPPASADLRAALLARLDQPAVAPAVLTPAVAARRRTFFQRAAIALVSTAAAGAALVLLQTGRVSDWQLSQVDSQPSAVKRTQAPGATAPTSSYDRFAEANPSSAGLPVEGWEHAPGYENRGKVAGNDPFDDDSKSFSIGLTPPYAPAPTTPLSAGTGVVGRNPGAQPHPYVESSSAAPSPGLQTGGKYGDGGEGYALAPTLQGRQSAPATSTPSYSTRGPRDYSGNAGGQPAGAGTRQPDLGSGGGGGPRPGGVASAPGDDYGRPAPQGLLPSPGAGKPADPAVTSSPAPNKKMPLVGGPAPSDPRPTSGAAPTPFDLAPGSNEGKPAQPISGVTSPGVEANTPRRSAILPDLMEGKLGEKGERELPKAQPEVLAKITDQSKQWHDKDEATSDNHFRHVAPQAQPGEQYAKIVENEFRDPRTVEHALSTFSIDVDTASYANVRRFLNNGQLPPPDAVRLEELVNYFPYKYPQPKGDDPFSVNMEMADCPWQPGHKLLRVGLKGKEVHRSERPASNLVLLVDTSGSMTDANKLTLLKQAFTLMVGELNENDKVTIVTYAGNAGMRLPPTRGDQKETIIAAIDGMQSGGSTHGSAGIELAYEHAAAQFIKGGTNKVILATDGDLNVGITDDTALVNLITKKAETGVFLTVLGVGTGNLKDAKMERLADNGNGIYAYLDSVREARKVLVEEMSGSLVTIAKDVKIQIEFNPAHIQAYRLLGYENRILAHKDFDDDKKDAGEIGAGHSVTALYEVALVGGPAVKAQDGEPLKYQRVPAAEKPAKELTEAAKTGELLNLKLRYKQPEGKESKLLEYPLTDKGGTFNSASSEFQFASSVVAFGLVLRQSEYRGSANLSAVSEIAGAVTGEDAGGHRAEFLDLVRRAKSLRGN